The Planctomycetota bacterium genome window below encodes:
- a CDS encoding protein kinase: MTETKKVIWPTPGNTITTSSGMIYTIGQPINSGGYALVFEGADLFGNSVVLKVFKPANRKFEEVHLQWAQETKLFIKLRHSNVVTIYDAFICDNLFYIVLERAWGNLCDWIRIVGGKANEVTVREIARQLLFAIYFIHKEKVLHRDITIYNTLVFEGTKSRGAIFKISDFGISKEFTDPWSPQIARTQIAHPCFIPPELLLSQYGYSNEQSDLYHLGLVLLYSLTGDLPLKETMNPEQINKMIIDGAPRIEAEKTGTPLGNFISVLLRRHNEYRFKTALEAWNALRLI; encoded by the coding sequence ATGACCGAAACAAAAAAAGTTATTTGGCCAACGCCAGGCAATACAATCACAACCAGTTCTGGCATGATTTATACTATTGGACAACCTATTAACTCAGGTGGCTATGCCTTAGTATTTGAGGGTGCTGATCTATTTGGAAATTCCGTGGTTTTAAAGGTGTTTAAACCAGCCAATCGGAAATTCGAAGAAGTACATCTTCAATGGGCACAAGAAACCAAATTGTTTATCAAATTACGTCACTCTAATGTAGTGACAATATATGACGCTTTTATTTGTGATAATCTTTTTTATATCGTACTAGAACGCGCTTGGGGTAATTTATGCGATTGGATTAGAATTGTTGGCGGAAAAGCTAATGAAGTGACAGTAAGAGAAATCGCAAGGCAATTGCTTTTTGCCATCTATTTTATCCATAAGGAAAAGGTATTACATAGAGATATTACTATATACAATACTCTTGTGTTTGAAGGAACTAAATCACGAGGAGCAATTTTTAAGATATCAGACTTTGGTATTAGCAAAGAATTTACGGATCCATGGTCTCCACAAATTGCTAGAACGCAAATAGCTCATCCATGTTTTATTCCCCCGGAGCTTTTACTTTCTCAATATGGCTATTCAAATGAACAATCAGATTTATATCACTTAGGACTTGTTTTATTATATTCACTAACGGGAGATTTACCACTTAAAGAAACAATGAATCCCGAGCAAATAAATAAAATGATTATTGATGGTGCTCCTAGAATTGAGGCTGAAAAAACGGGGACTCCTTTAGGCAATTTTATTTCTGTTTTACTAAGACGTCATAATGAATATAGGTTTAAAACAGCCCTTGAGGCTTGGAATGCTTTACGATTAATATAG
- a CDS encoding AAA family ATPase, with amino-acid sequence MYEKYWGLKEKPFQNTPDPRFFYYSAQHEESLNRLMYAMQEQLGAAMLSGIFGCGKTLVIQTLIKELTQAGNYKIAYISNPQLSHVELLRSIAYHLGVPNLPEKKSEIMADFLVEKIEETLRNNWSDGKSTVLIIDEAHIIEDKTIMESIRLLLNFQLHDRFLLSLLLAGQPELTRNVDNIKQLAQRIAIRCHLERLNEEETKKYIEHRLKVAGCEINRCAPGKPESLFTEQASHLIFEGSGGIPRRINHICNIALLAAYGKNLSQIDADIIQDVIKETEGISS; translated from the coding sequence ATGTACGAAAAATATTGGGGATTAAAAGAAAAGCCGTTCCAGAATACGCCTGACCCAAGGTTTTTCTATTATTCGGCGCAGCATGAAGAATCTCTCAACCGCCTGATGTACGCGATGCAGGAACAATTAGGCGCGGCGATGTTGAGCGGCATCTTTGGGTGCGGCAAAACACTGGTCATCCAGACGCTCATAAAGGAACTTACCCAGGCAGGCAATTATAAAATCGCCTATATCTCAAACCCCCAATTATCGCATGTTGAACTACTCCGCTCTATCGCTTATCACCTGGGAGTGCCCAACCTACCGGAAAAGAAATCGGAAATAATGGCTGATTTCCTGGTGGAAAAGATAGAGGAAACCCTGCGCAATAACTGGTCGGACGGAAAAAGCACGGTGTTAATCATAGACGAAGCGCATATCATTGAGGATAAAACCATCATGGAATCAATCCGGCTGCTTTTGAATTTCCAACTGCATGACAGGTTCTTGCTTTCACTGTTACTGGCCGGCCAGCCGGAATTGACCCGCAATGTGGATAACATCAAGCAATTAGCGCAAAGGATTGCAATACGATGCCATTTAGAGCGCCTGAATGAGGAGGAAACCAAGAAATACATCGAACACCGCTTAAAGGTCGCCGGCTGCGAGATAAACCGGTGTGCGCCCGGCAAGCCGGAATCACTTTTCACTGAACAAGCATCTCATTTGATATTCGAAGGCTCAGGCGGCATCCCCAGACGCATAAACCATATCTGCAATATCGCGCTGTTGGCCGCATACGGTAAAAACCTTTCGCAGATAGATGCCGATATTATCCAGGATGTGATAAAAGAAACAGAAGGCATTTCGTCCTAA
- a CDS encoding glycosyltransferase: MITVSVVSGRSPDYLKRCLRSLSENGQGLISEVAVIDNIASYDVAAIVKKSYPSARIISNDKLKGFAENHNQVLRKLNTPYALVINDDIEFGADCVKRLYDFMESHPDAGLAGPLLHAGSWDGKRQTAGGSVKPIVPVHIKTIVWNLMKLLRVDDLFDKWRGYQRGLDKSGAFNLGYISGACCLMRKKALDEVGTYDDKFYMYLEDADLGKRMIGKGWKCYQVPDAEVAHYEGKSFSFKTYKWIIQSAVYYAGKYYGIINQVTTWILAITLRIVASFMLPQDVSKSDFSRKVLNPKRILVLKLGGIGDVLLISPALRSLKQRFPDASISLIAERHSAEIIKGSPYIDDYILMPPLYDTPLRIARELFGLLGLAWYLAFNKYDVYIEFQNLYSKRGIIKPLLIGYLSGAHRRFGLDAHHRGFFLTDKIHDDEFQNRHNIQKYLDVVKTLGADDTYQTPEIAVSRSDTGFAAEFAKKHGITENDFLIGIHTGGNPSYPVRTSWLPERFAEVANVLADKYQAKILLTSGPSDLSIVSQIKERLNKLPVILSGASIKQLAAVIQHCKIFISNDAGPMHIAVAMKVPAIGIFGPGHWPSYGSYPPEAKFIALYKKIDCWPCNDLKCISRECMKLITVDDVLNAVNMLINKVK; this comes from the coding sequence ATGATAACCGTTTCCGTCGTTTCCGGGAGAAGCCCAGATTATCTGAAAAGGTGTTTGCGCTCCCTGTCCGAAAACGGCCAGGGGCTGATTTCCGAAGTGGCAGTGATTGATAATATCGCTTCCTATGACGTTGCCGCTATCGTCAAGAAAAGTTATCCTTCCGCGCGTATTATCAGTAATGACAAACTTAAAGGGTTTGCGGAAAACCATAATCAGGTTTTAAGGAAACTCAATACGCCTTACGCGCTGGTGATTAATGATGATATAGAATTCGGGGCGGATTGCGTTAAGCGTCTGTATGATTTTATGGAAAGCCATCCTGATGCTGGTTTAGCCGGGCCGCTGTTACACGCCGGTTCATGGGATGGGAAAAGGCAAACTGCTGGCGGGTCGGTTAAGCCGATAGTTCCTGTCCATATCAAAACGATTGTTTGGAATTTGATGAAATTATTAAGGGTTGATGATTTGTTTGATAAATGGCGCGGGTATCAGCGTGGGCTGGATAAATCCGGTGCGTTTAACTTGGGATATATCAGCGGCGCGTGCTGCCTGATGCGTAAAAAAGCCCTGGATGAGGTTGGCACATATGATGATAAATTTTACATGTATCTGGAAGATGCTGATTTGGGTAAACGGATGATTGGAAAGGGATGGAAATGCTATCAGGTTCCTGATGCTGAAGTCGCGCATTACGAAGGGAAGTCGTTTTCGTTTAAAACATATAAATGGATTATCCAAAGTGCTGTTTATTATGCGGGTAAATATTATGGGATAATCAATCAGGTTACTACCTGGATTTTGGCAATAACATTGCGGATTGTTGCGTCTTTTATGCTGCCGCAGGATGTTTCAAAGTCGGATTTCTCAAGGAAGGTGTTAAATCCGAAACGCATTCTGGTATTAAAATTAGGCGGAATCGGAGATGTTTTATTGATCAGCCCAGCTCTGCGAAGCTTGAAACAGAGGTTTCCTGATGCCTCAATCAGTTTAATCGCCGAGCGGCATTCAGCGGAAATCATCAAGGGTTCGCCGTATATCGATGATTATATCCTGATGCCGCCGTTATACGATACGCCTTTGCGGATTGCCAGAGAATTATTCGGGCTGTTGGGATTGGCCTGGTATTTGGCATTTAATAAATATGATGTTTACATCGAATTCCAGAATCTTTATTCCAAGCGGGGGATTATTAAGCCATTGCTGATAGGTTATCTAAGCGGCGCCCATCGAAGGTTCGGGCTGGATGCGCATCATCGGGGTTTTTTCCTGACTGATAAAATCCATGACGATGAATTCCAGAACAGGCACAATATCCAAAAATATTTAGATGTGGTGAAAACGCTTGGCGCGGATGATACATACCAAACGCCGGAGATTGCTGTTTCCAGGAGTGACACGGGGTTTGCCGCTGAGTTTGCCAAGAAGCATGGAATTACGGAAAATGATTTCCTTATCGGCATTCACACGGGAGGTAATCCGTCTTATCCTGTGAGAACGAGCTGGCTGCCGGAGAGGTTTGCCGAGGTTGCTAATGTTCTTGCTGATAAATATCAAGCGAAGATATTGCTTACCTCCGGACCGTCTGATTTATCCATAGTCAGCCAAATAAAAGAGCGGCTGAATAAACTGCCGGTTATCCTTTCCGGAGCCTCAATAAAACAATTAGCTGCCGTTATTCAGCATTGTAAGATTTTTATAAGTAATGATGCCGGGCCAATGCATATTGCCGTGGCGATGAAGGTGCCGGCAATCGGAATATTCGGCCCAGGACATTGGCCGTCATACGGCTCGTATCCTCCGGAAGCAAAGTTTATAGCGCTATATAAAAAGATTGATTGCTGGCCGTGTAATGATTTAAAATGCATTTCCAGGGAGTGTATGAAGCTAATAACGGTTGATGATGTGCTTAACGCCGTTAATATGCTGATAAATAAAGTGAAATGA
- a CDS encoding HAD family phosphatase, which yields MIQAVIFDFDGTITKPYLNFRNIKKDLGMPEDEIYLLEKMYELPEPEKTRAFGILARHEAEAVANSELNEGVHELLDFLAKRNIKAALLTRNSAKSMKESCQKHGICFDLIVTREDASAKPKPDGILLASRKMKIGLDKIIMVGDYLFDIMAGKNAGVKTVLITNGHKYDWEVKSDFTIKSLIELKDLIETGLI from the coding sequence ATGATACAAGCGGTCATATTTGATTTCGACGGGACAATCACCAAGCCCTATCTTAACTTCCGTAATATAAAAAAAGATTTAGGCATGCCGGAGGATGAGATATATCTCCTTGAAAAGATGTATGAACTGCCTGAGCCGGAGAAAACGCGGGCATTCGGGATACTGGCAAGGCATGAGGCGGAAGCGGTTGCCAATTCGGAATTGAATGAGGGTGTCCATGAATTGCTGGATTTCCTTGCCAAGCGCAATATCAAGGCGGCTCTCTTGACCAGGAATTCAGCCAAGTCAATGAAAGAATCCTGCCAAAAGCACGGCATTTGTTTCGATTTGATTGTTACGCGGGAAGATGCCTCTGCCAAGCCAAAGCCGGACGGCATACTCCTGGCAAGCCGTAAGATGAAAATAGGGCTGGATAAAATAATCATGGTGGGGGACTACCTTTTTGATATCATGGCTGGCAAGAATGCCGGGGTTAAGACGGTCTTGATAACCAACGGGCATAAATATGACTGGGAAGTGAAGAGCGATTTTACCATAAAGAGTTTAATCGAGTTGAAAGATTTAATAGAAACGGGTTTAATATGA
- a CDS encoding WbqC family protein, translating to MIISGHQPNYLPYIGFFHKASLCDKFVIVDNVQYVKRGPFGWINRNKIRTSEGWQWLTVPVLSKGKYTQNITDTMIDNSKPWQHQHWRAISLAYQKAPYFKEHKEFFRKIYETRWEKLPELSEAIIKYLVNALGIKAEFTRSSSIGAQGKGTDLIIDMCKRIGADAYIHGKHGKDYIDPDKFTDNNIKCIYQEFRHPVYKQVYEPFIEELSVIDLLFNCGPESLNILNGKPFGS from the coding sequence ATGATTATCAGCGGACACCAGCCGAATTACCTGCCCTACATAGGCTTTTTCCATAAGGCAAGCCTTTGTGATAAGTTCGTTATCGTTGACAACGTCCAATATGTCAAGCGAGGGCCATTCGGCTGGATTAACCGGAATAAAATCAGGACCAGCGAAGGATGGCAGTGGCTGACCGTTCCGGTGTTATCCAAAGGGAAATACACCCAGAACATCACGGATACGATGATAGATAATTCCAAACCGTGGCAGCACCAGCACTGGCGGGCGATTTCACTGGCTTACCAAAAAGCACCATATTTCAAGGAGCACAAGGAATTCTTCCGTAAAATTTACGAAACCAGGTGGGAAAAGCTACCTGAGCTTTCGGAGGCCATTATCAAATACCTTGTCAACGCGCTTGGGATAAAAGCAGAGTTTACCCGCTCTTCATCTATCGGTGCGCAGGGTAAGGGAACTGATTTAATTATCGACATGTGCAAAAGAATCGGGGCTGACGCCTATATACACGGCAAGCACGGAAAGGACTACATCGACCCCGATAAGTTTACCGATAATAACATCAAATGTATTTACCAGGAATTCCGGCACCCGGTATATAAACAGGTATACGAGCCGTTTATAGAGGAGCTATCCGTAATTGACCTCCTGTTTAATTGCGGACCGGAAAGCCTGAATATCCTAAACGGGAAACCCTTCGGCAGTTAA
- a CDS encoding transketolase, translating to MSSISDVKIKELESRAKVIRRHIINMLFKSGSGHPGGSLSAVEIMLSLYFHKMKHNPKEPSWPERDRFLMSKGHGAPVWYATLAEAGYFPVSELDSLRKLGNILQGHPDMKRTPGVECSSGSLGQGLSIASGFAMAGKMDLSAVAQAGKKSYKVYALVGDGEVQEGQIWEAAMSSAHYKLDNLCAIQDYNGLQIDGAIKDVMSPLPLADKWLAFGWNVLEIDGHNFREIIDALDKADTVKGKPTIIIARTVKGKGVSFMENKSEWHGKTPSKEQTEKALQELQ from the coding sequence ATGTCTTCCATATCAGACGTTAAGATAAAAGAACTGGAATCGCGCGCCAAGGTCATCCGGCGCCATATCATCAATATGCTTTTCAAATCCGGCTCGGGACATCCGGGCGGCTCGCTTTCCGCGGTAGAGATAATGCTCAGCCTCTATTTCCATAAGATGAAGCATAATCCCAAAGAGCCTTCCTGGCCGGAACGCGACCGGTTCCTTATGTCCAAAGGCCATGGCGCTCCGGTTTGGTACGCGACACTTGCCGAAGCCGGTTATTTCCCGGTAAGCGAATTGGATTCTTTGCGCAAGCTCGGCAATATCCTTCAGGGGCATCCGGATATGAAGCGCACTCCCGGCGTGGAATGTTCCAGCGGCTCGCTGGGGCAGGGCTTATCAATCGCTTCCGGTTTTGCCATGGCCGGCAAGATGGACCTGTCTGCCGTAGCACAGGCAGGTAAGAAATCTTACAAGGTTTACGCGCTGGTCGGCGACGGCGAGGTGCAGGAAGGCCAGATATGGGAAGCGGCCATGTCTTCGGCTCATTATAAACTTGATAATCTTTGCGCCATCCAGGATTATAACGGTCTCCAGATAGACGGCGCCATCAAGGATGTGATGTCTCCTCTGCCACTGGCGGATAAATGGCTCGCTTTCGGATGGAACGTGCTGGAAATTGACGGCCATAATTTCCGGGAAATCATTGATGCCCTGGATAAAGCCGATACCGTAAAAGGAAAGCCGACAATTATCATTGCCCGGACCGTCAAGGGCAAGGGAGTTTCCTTCATGGAAAATAAATCCGAATGGCATGGCAAAACCCCGAGCAAAGAGCAGACGGAAAAAGCCCTGCAGGAACTTCAATAA
- a CDS encoding methyltransferase domain-containing protein, whose protein sequence is MKFSNVSCKEVRKANRLVYDKKDIREYEQNPSIFEPSRQEQIKALLAGISRKTGGDKLLDIGCGTGNVLKLGKDYFRFVIGMDSSINLLRQVKERNPELNLVVADADYLPFKKNAFDCVTLYGTLHHLFDPVMTLGKATPLLKANGFLYTDHDPNYFFNRFYHLYYRLRYHGKAGFGTPQEEIAEFHNTQTSGINPELIKNKLRAAGLNEVEIHYRHTTNQGLSLLSRFFLVLLKIFSYVIPLRSFYTHFYLIARK, encoded by the coding sequence ATGAAATTCAGCAACGTATCATGCAAAGAAGTCCGAAAAGCCAATCGCCTTGTCTACGATAAAAAAGATATCCGCGAATACGAACAAAACCCCAGCATTTTTGAACCCAGCCGCCAGGAACAAATCAAAGCCCTACTTGCGGGGATAAGCCGAAAAACAGGAGGCGATAAACTGCTGGATATCGGATGCGGCACGGGCAATGTGCTGAAACTCGGCAAGGACTATTTCCGGTTCGTAATAGGCATGGATTCTTCGATAAATCTTCTCCGACAGGTAAAAGAGCGAAATCCTGAATTAAACCTGGTCGTGGCGGATGCCGATTATTTGCCGTTTAAAAAGAATGCCTTTGATTGCGTCACGCTATACGGAACACTGCATCACCTTTTCGACCCCGTGATGACATTGGGAAAAGCCACTCCCCTTTTAAAAGCCAACGGATTTTTATATACGGACCACGACCCAAATTATTTCTTCAACCGCTTTTACCATCTATATTACCGCCTGCGGTACCATGGCAAGGCTGGATTCGGCACGCCTCAAGAGGAGATTGCCGAATTCCATAACACCCAGACCAGCGGAATAAATCCTGAACTGATTAAAAATAAATTGCGTGCTGCCGGGTTAAACGAAGTGGAAATACATTACCGCCATACGACCAACCAGGGGTTATCATTGTTATCCCGCTTTTTTCTTGTCCTATTAAAAATATTTTCCTATGTTATACCTTTAAGAAGCTTTTATACGCACTTTTACCTGATTGCCAGGAAATAA
- a CDS encoding undecaprenyl/decaprenyl-phosphate alpha-N-acetylglucosaminyl 1-phosphate transferase, translated as MIKEWILNYLAVFAAAAIISYLFGFIIKSFAKSLGIIDNPAEGKLHQTPTPRLGGLAIFLGFSLSLFLSQYILPFGTLGPQRWAIIIGALMTMFVGAMDDLTASRGGVPAAIKLIILFVITYILSQAGIMVNFPFPYLINLIITMTWLVGVTSAFNAMDNMDGLASGLALIASMAYLAIAIQTGQWTWGLISVGLIGANLGFLRHNFYPAKIFMGDSGSFFLGFTLAALGIMGGWSTNPFKASFVPIIILGLPLLDLVYVIYRRYRQGITHGIKEIITYSAQDHFSHRLKALGLSHKQTVILVWLISFCVSCGAFILRNTRKWEAILLLFQFVLIVLIVFIIVSRIAPTREPK; from the coding sequence ATGATTAAAGAGTGGATATTAAATTACTTAGCTGTTTTCGCCGCCGCCGCAATCATAAGTTATTTATTCGGATTCATCATTAAATCGTTTGCCAAATCTTTAGGGATAATCGATAATCCGGCCGAAGGCAAACTGCACCAGACCCCCACCCCGCGGCTGGGAGGGCTGGCAATTTTCCTGGGTTTTTCATTAAGCCTTTTTTTAAGCCAGTATATCTTGCCGTTCGGAACACTCGGCCCCCAGAGATGGGCAATTATAATCGGGGCGTTAATGACCATGTTTGTCGGGGCGATGGACGATTTAACGGCAAGCCGCGGAGGAGTCCCCGCCGCAATCAAATTGATAATATTGTTTGTCATCACTTATATCCTGTCACAAGCGGGTATCATGGTAAATTTTCCTTTTCCATACCTAATTAATCTCATAATCACCATGACCTGGCTGGTCGGGGTGACAAGCGCTTTCAACGCCATGGATAATATGGACGGACTGGCAAGCGGACTGGCATTGATCGCAAGCATGGCTTACCTGGCGATAGCAATCCAAACCGGACAGTGGACATGGGGTTTAATATCCGTAGGGTTAATCGGCGCCAATCTTGGGTTCCTACGGCATAATTTTTATCCGGCCAAGATTTTTATGGGCGATTCCGGAAGTTTTTTCCTCGGCTTCACATTAGCCGCGCTCGGCATTATGGGCGGATGGTCAACTAATCCGTTCAAAGCCTCTTTCGTCCCCATTATCATTCTGGGCTTGCCCCTGCTTGACCTGGTTTACGTAATCTACAGGCGTTACCGCCAGGGAATAACCCATGGCATAAAAGAAATCATAACATACTCCGCCCAAGACCATTTTTCCCACCGTTTAAAAGCATTGGGATTATCGCACAAACAAACCGTCATCCTCGTCTGGCTGATATCATTCTGCGTATCCTGCGGGGCATTCATCCTGCGCAATACGCGCAAATGGGAAGCTATCCTGCTTCTATTCCAGTTCGTCTTAATCGTCCTGATTGTCTTTATAATCGTAAGCCGGATTGCACCGACCCGTGAACCCAAATGA
- a CDS encoding epoxyqueuosine reductase QueH — protein MKLLLHICCVVCACALADKFRKEGTEVTGYFYNPNIHPFQEFLKRLKAVKTFAEQEKIKVYYDETYGLDSFMGAIGTSAKTHDKERCPKCYRMRLEEAARKAHELGCDEFTSTLIVSPQQNQEIIRKTGEEMANRHNVKFRYEELTGHYLLGKETAKKRMLYRQQYCGCIFSEAERYLG, from the coding sequence ATGAAACTGCTTTTGCATATCTGTTGCGTGGTGTGCGCCTGCGCCCTGGCGGATAAATTCAGGAAAGAGGGGACAGAGGTCACCGGATATTTTTATAATCCGAACATACATCCTTTCCAGGAATTCCTGAAGCGACTGAAAGCGGTTAAGACCTTTGCGGAACAGGAAAAGATAAAGGTATATTACGATGAAACCTACGGGCTGGATAGTTTTATGGGCGCGATAGGAACTTCGGCAAAGACGCATGATAAGGAAAGGTGCCCGAAATGCTACCGGATGAGATTGGAAGAAGCTGCACGAAAGGCGCATGAATTGGGGTGCGATGAATTTACTTCCACGCTTATCGTAAGTCCCCAGCAGAACCAGGAGATTATCAGGAAAACCGGGGAAGAAATGGCTAACCGGCATAATGTAAAATTCCGATATGAAGAGTTAACAGGGCATTATCTTTTAGGCAAGGAAACGGCTAAGAAACGGATGCTTTACCGCCAGCAGTATTGCGGCTGTATCTTCAGCGAGGCGGAAAGGTATTTGGGATAA
- a CDS encoding SpoIID/LytB domain-containing protein: protein MKQIYALLITVYCLLYISCVSATPYYRYQTKAITIKGPPDIQVLLTATEGEGKVSISTTSDYKVYQYTFERQKHFLGAVIDDRREVTNGAVYSKNGSIYFDNHGLKSDDIVIKPYSGLVTIGIGKEKRSYRGMLRIKALGNSKVLVGNILDLESYLYGVIGSEMDTSYPSFALAAQAIASRTFALFKIKETYYRLGMGNNKPEADFDVTANIYSQVYRGEERADSRAIEAVNTTRGVYLEYNGKIIYSIFHDTCGGATEPGDVVFGLTLIPPLHGVTCGFCYHSKFSNWKASFSEREIIEKLKADDVKRIDEIMAARSAPGGHITSIGLKVSNDYTKIMDAQKFRIALDPNRLRSTKLKVVKDGDMFEFTGEGWGHAVGLCQEGANGMALKDFNTLQILEYYYPECRVVKIY, encoded by the coding sequence ATGAAACAGATTTACGCTTTACTAATAACTGTTTACTGCTTACTTTATATCTCTTGCGTGTCCGCCACGCCTTATTACCGTTATCAAACCAAAGCAATTACGATAAAAGGGCCGCCTGATATCCAGGTGCTATTGACAGCGACGGAAGGCGAGGGCAAGGTGTCCATTAGCACGACATCCGATTACAAGGTGTATCAATATACTTTTGAAAGGCAAAAGCATTTTTTGGGGGCGGTTATTGATGATAGGCGCGAGGTTACTAATGGCGCGGTGTATTCTAAAAACGGCAGTATCTATTTTGATAATCATGGTTTGAAATCAGACGATATTGTAATCAAGCCATATTCAGGATTGGTTACGATAGGCATCGGGAAAGAGAAGCGCTCGTATCGCGGGATGCTCAGGATTAAGGCGCTTGGTAACAGCAAGGTTTTGGTCGGCAACATACTGGATTTGGAATCTTACCTTTACGGCGTTATCGGGAGCGAGATGGATACGAGCTACCCGTCATTTGCGCTGGCCGCCCAGGCGATTGCCTCAAGGACGTTTGCCTTGTTTAAGATTAAAGAAACTTATTACCGCCTTGGCATGGGTAACAACAAGCCCGAGGCTGATTTTGATGTCACGGCTAATATTTATTCCCAGGTTTACCGGGGCGAGGAGCGCGCTGATTCCAGGGCGATAGAGGCGGTGAACACCACCCGCGGGGTGTACCTGGAATATAACGGCAAGATAATATATTCCATTTTCCACGATACCTGTGGCGGCGCCACCGAGCCGGGCGATGTGGTTTTTGGGTTAACCTTGATTCCACCATTGCATGGGGTGACCTGCGGATTTTGCTACCATTCCAAATTCAGCAATTGGAAAGCGTCATTCAGCGAACGGGAGATTATTGAAAAACTTAAAGCGGATGATGTCAAGCGGATAGATGAAATCATGGCTGCCAGGTCCGCGCCGGGAGGGCATATTACGTCTATTGGGCTTAAGGTGTCAAATGACTATACCAAGATAATGGACGCGCAGAAGTTCCGCATCGCGCTCGACCCGAATAGATTAAGAAGCACCAAGTTAAAGGTCGTCAAAGACGGTGACATGTTCGAGTTCACCGGCGAGGGCTGGGGGCACGCGGTCGGTTTATGCCAGGAAGGCGCCAACGGCATGGCGTTAAAAGATTTTAATACACTTCAAATATTAGAATATTATTACCCTGAATGCAGGGTGGTAAAGATATATTAA
- a CDS encoding glycosyltransferase family 4 protein, with protein MIARKIKVIQVITRLIKGGAQKVCLDLVEGLPKDIYEVYLVSGNATGSEGSLWERAKGVKDIKIRLVPEMEREISPLHDIVALLKLYHHFKVIKPDIVHSHTSKAGFIACLAARMADVPVIIYSPHGHLFAPQAKIPSVSGSFWRLKLFYSLRKFASSLATKVIALNHADKDEQVKLGLAGEGKYEVVYNGVDIPDDGLLVNVSNQLRDDKPYPVLVTVGRLTPEKGQVYLLDAVKELKVDYPDIRLVIIGDGSLKRQLKRHTEILGIEGNVSFPGIQDEIGPYLKDSDIFVLPSLYEAFGIVLLEAMANMKPVVASRVNGIPEVVEEGVSGILVPPAKSTELAEAIKKLAFDNELAQRIGEEGYKRVKMLFTREKMIIKFDKLYQQLLENL; from the coding sequence ATGATAGCTCGTAAGATAAAAGTTATTCAGGTGATAACGCGCCTGATTAAAGGCGGGGCGCAGAAGGTATGCCTTGACCTGGTTGAAGGCTTGCCCAAAGATATTTACGAGGTCTACCTGGTTTCAGGGAACGCCACCGGCAGTGAAGGTTCTTTGTGGGAGAGAGCCAAAGGCGTAAAGGATATAAAAATCAGGCTTGTCCCTGAAATGGAACGGGAGATTTCACCTTTGCATGATATAGTTGCCTTGCTAAAGTTATACCATCATTTTAAAGTAATTAAGCCTGATATTGTTCACAGCCATACTTCCAAAGCCGGTTTTATCGCCTGCCTGGCCGCGCGGATGGCTGATGTGCCGGTAATTATTTATTCCCCGCACGGCCATTTATTTGCCCCGCAGGCTAAGATACCAAGCGTTTCCGGAAGTTTCTGGCGGTTAAAATTATTTTATTCTTTAAGGAAATTTGCTTCTTCGCTGGCTACAAAGGTGATTGCCTTGAATCACGCGGATAAGGATGAACAGGTGAAATTAGGTTTAGCTGGCGAGGGAAAATATGAAGTTGTATATAACGGAGTTGATATACCCGATGATGGATTGCTGGTTAATGTTTCTAATCAACTAAGGGATGATAAACCTTATCCGGTGCTGGTTACAGTGGGGCGCTTGACCCCGGAAAAAGGGCAGGTGTATTTATTGGACGCGGTTAAAGAACTGAAGGTTGATTATCCGGATATAAGGCTGGTGATTATCGGAGATGGCTCGCTAAAGCGCCAATTAAAGAGGCATACTGAAATCCTGGGCATTGAGGGAAATGTCAGTTTTCCCGGGATTCAGGATGAAATCGGCCCGTATCTTAAAGATTCCGATATATTTGTTTTGCCGTCGCTTTATGAAGCATTTGGGATTGTCCTCTTAGAGGCAATGGCGAATATGAAGCCGGTTGTTGCCAGCCGGGTTAACGGGATTCCTGAAGTGGTGGAAGAGGGCGTTTCCGGCATTTTGGTGCCTCCTGCTAAAAGCACTGAATTAGCTGAAGCGATAAAAAAGCTTGCTTTTGATAATGAACTTGCGCAAAGAATAGGTGAAGAAGGTTATAAGAGGGTGAAGATGTTATTTACCAGGGAAAAGATGATAATAAAGTTTGATAAGCTTTATCAGCAATTATTGGAAAATTTATGA